In a single window of the Lolium rigidum isolate FL_2022 unplaced genomic scaffold, APGP_CSIRO_Lrig_0.1 contig_45622_1, whole genome shotgun sequence genome:
- the LOC124681512 gene encoding THO complex subunit 4A-like, with product MSSGLDMSLDDLIMQSKSRPRASPSLSFSSGPTRRAAPSARTMPYPPSAPKPAAADSPYGIYSEHVAAMATSPPPPPVAAPRTLETGTKLHVSNLNASVTVEDVQELFSEIGELKRYSVNYDKDGKSQGSAEVVFARKVDALDAIERYNGVQLDGKPMKIELIGTKTEPCSTVPLLYNHVSSNYNAIPNSLPQRGGPRGPFHGNGCPGGSGQGGAGQRGISRGSGRPGNTVQGGGGQGQGRARGHGRNRVQASAADLDAELEQYHASAVKQK from the exons ATGTCGAGTGGCCTGGATATGTCGCTAGACGACCTTATCATGCAATCCAAGTCCAGGCCCAGAGCCAGCCCCAGCCTCTCCTTCTCTTCCGGGCCCACTCGCCGGGCGGCGCCGTCCGCCCGGACCATGCCGTACCCGCCATCAGCCCCCAAG CCTGCTGCCGCCGACTCACCGTACGGTATCTACTCCGAGCACGTTGCCGCCATGGcaacctccccgccgccgcctccggtgGCCGCCCCGCGGACACTCGAGACGGGGACGAAGCTGCACGTCTCCAACCTCAACGCCAGTGTCACCGTCGAGGACGTCCAG GAACTCTTTTCAGAGATTGGTGAGCTCAAGCGTTATTCTGTTAACTATGACAAGGATGGGAAATCACAG GGAAGTGCGGAAGTTGTCTTTGCAAGGAAAGTGGATGCTCTGGATGCTATTGAGAGATACAACGGTGTTCAACTTGATGGGAAGCCAATGAAAATTGAGCTCATTGGAACTAAGACCGAGCCGTGCTCAACAGTACCTTTATTGTACAACCATGTTTCTTCAAACTACAATGCAATTCCAAACAG TCTGCCTCAAAGAGGAGGCCCGAGAGGGCCATTTCATGGTAATGGTTGTCCTGGAGGCAGTGGTCAGGGCGGTGCTGGCCAAAGAGGAATTTCTCGAGGTAGTGGTCGTCCTGGAAACACTGTCCAAGGCGGTGGTGGGCAGGGACAGGGGAGAGCAAGAGGGCATGGTCGCAACCGTGTGCAGGCGTCTGCTGCAGATCTTGATGCTGAACTGGAGCAGTATCATGCATCAGCAGTGAAGCAGAAATGA